In a single window of the Tigriopus californicus strain San Diego chromosome 2, Tcal_SD_v2.1, whole genome shotgun sequence genome:
- the LOC131893549 gene encoding mucin-5AC-like, with protein MKCLRMLVTILWFLMVCVLVSVESSGNNFKSISIDQDSRGNYCKLEIDSKIQHLTFQKKFTNLSFLSVKPKSVQVVGPCSWKMCARNCTCIVVNDTQSDFLDGYPQLRTKRILYVLRVEKDQGVVAFCSKRNQDGPMISSSSMGNYLPQISTLPSSIDSADHVETPNSSRRKNLVKESPINEHQDVNAQQSESDIKDLEDEAVDSPEGSLNPLMESVASSPLPDPLDTSHMQQVDENLGQSATVFDVETFEQKAFPVTEQRSLPKPNGEPVSTFKAPSQEPTIQSIDDDPKTEEQNLEKDQETIETFKVGTTTTTSFGSEDYEEELFPVMGQRALAKSTMASLTTSEVPWIETTPQDIYEGLKVEPQDQYLTDDQDILENINVETNNVISSQEDHSLEILPMKNQRTLPKAGLASTSSEIPEVVATQSTIQEGVQAQKTPQDVTDKKEMPSPIDSDTTTAISDLENYKMKSFPAMEPTAFSKPTKNLSSTEMPELSKFNVTQQRMTTDTKKPSQIDSEPTSTWSLRSEENQLEESESTLPSLKTTQSSIESELTTALSSTDRGQSEIQMTRQNDFGVDQNTHYSFELTTLVFRNNLPDWPDETDLPQSSRAHQSLTKTSPHSSDTTTLIPTISDLNEMHANEMASSSYSTTTTTTTTTTTTTTTTTTTTTTTTTTATTTTTTLNPSPRHPSRQGDEIWVENVHANPNRAMTSDSRFIPIPKDTEQTSLFVEKLPINVHQNESSCFWTLCVVILICVCVVSLVSVVFWVLCKTRKCSNYRDPNVCSTPISQDNEEVRLTLLSEHQMKVP; from the coding sequence ATGAAGTGCTTGAGAATGCTGGTTACGATCCTGTGGTTCCTGATGGTATGTGTACTGGTGTCAGTGGAATCCAGTGGCAACAACTTCAAAAGTATAAGCATAGACCAAGATTCAAGAGGCAACTattgcaaattggaaattgacTCCAAAATCCAACACTTgacctttcaaaaaaagttcaccAACCTTTCCTTCCTCTCAGTCAAACCCAAATCTGTTCAGGTGGTTGGTCCTTGCTCTTGGAAGATGTGTGCCAGAAACTGCACCTGCATAGTGGTCAATGATACACAATCAGATTTCTTAGACGGATATCCTCAACTCCGGACGAAGCGCATCCTATATGTTTTAAGGGTGGAGAAGGATCAAGGTGTTGTGGCATTCTGTTCCAAGCGGAATCAGGATGGCCCGATGATTAGCAGCAGTTCAATGGGAAACTACTTGCCACAGATTAGCACCTTGCCTAGTAGTATTGATTCCGCCGATCATGTTGAAACGCCCAATTCGAGCCGGAGGAAAAATCTAGTCAAAGAATCTCCCATTAACGAACATCAGGATGTCAACGCTCAACAAAGCGAGAGTGACATCAAAGATCTCGAAGATGAGGCAGTAGATTCACCCGAGGGCTCCCTTAATCCATTGATGGAATCTGTCGCGAGTTCACCCCTTCCCGATCCATTAGACACATCGCATATGCAACAAGTCGATGAAAATCTGGGTCAATCCGCCACCGTCTTTGACGTGGAAACTTTTGAACAGAAGGCGTTTCCCGTCACGGAACAAAGATCTCTGCCCAAGCCAAACGGGGAACCTGTTTCTACTTTTAAAGCTCCTTCCCAAGAACCCACAATCCAGAGCATTGACGACGATCCAAAGACAGAGGAACAGAATTTGGAGAAGGATCAGGAAACAATTGAGACTTTTAAAGTTGGAACGACTACCACCACGAGCTTTGGCTCCGAAGATTATGAAGAAGAATTGTTCCCCGTCATGGGACAAAGAGCTTTGGCCAAATCAACAATGGCATCCTTGACAACGAGTGAGGTTCCTTGGATAGAAACAACACCTCAAGACATTTATGAGGGACTCAAGGTGGAACCTCAGGACCAATATTTGACGGATGACCAAGATATCCTGGAGAACATAAATGTAGAAACGAACAACGTGATCTCCAGTCAAGAAGATCACTCGCTCGAAATACTACCCATGAAGAACCAAAGAACCCTACCAAAAGCGGGTTTAGCGTCCACCAGCAGTGAGATTCCTGAGGTGGTCGCAACACAATCGACAATCCAGGAAGGTGTGCAGGCTCAAAAAACTCCACAAGATGTGACAGATAAGAAGGAAATGCCTTCTCCAATCGACTCAGACACAACAACCGCAATCTCTGACCTGGAAAATTATAAAATGAAATCCTTCCCCGCCATGGAACCGACAGCCTTTTCCAAACCAACAAAGAACCTCTCAAGCACAGAGATGCCAGAACTTTCAAAGTTCAACGTCACACAGCAAAGAATGACCACTGATACCAAAAAGCCATCGCAAATCGATTCCGAACCAACCAGCACGTGGTCATTGCGGTCAGAGGAGAATCAACTTGAAGAATCGGAGAGCACGCTCCCATCTTTGAAGACTACTCAATCAAGTATTGAGTCAGAATTGACCACCGCATTATCAAGCACTGACCGAGGCCAAAGTGAAATCCAGATGACACGACAAAATGACTTTGGTGTTGATCAAAATACTCATTACTCTTTCGAGTTAACCACCTTAGTGTTTAGAAACAATCTCCCAGATTGGCCCGATGAAACAGACCTACCGCAATCAAGCAGGGCGCATCAATCTTTGACGAAAACAAGTCCACACTCGAGCGACACGACGACGTTAATCCCCACCATCTCGGATTTAAATGAAATGCATGCCAACGAAATGGCATCGTCTTCTtacagcaccaccaccaccaccaccaccaccaccaccaccaccaccaccaccaccaccacaacaacaacaacaacaacaacaacggcaacaacaacaacaacaacattgaaTCCCTCCCCAAGACATCCTAGTCGACAAGGAGATGAAATCTGGGTAGAAAATGTTCATGCTAATCCAAATCGTGCAATGACGTCAGACTCGAGATTCATTCCAATTCCCAAAGACACCGAGCAAACTTCTCTCTTCGTCGAAAAGCTACCGATCAACGTGCATCAAAACGAGTCCAGCTGTTTTTGGACCCTATGTGTCGTGATATTGATCTGTGTCTGTGTCGTCTCTTTGGTGTCGGTGGTATTTTGGGTACTTTGCAAAACCCGAAAATGTTCGAACTATCGGGATCCCAATGTTTGCTCAACACCGATAAGTCAGGACAATGAAGAGGTGCGACTAACTTTGCTGAGTGAACATCAGATGAAAGTCCCATAA
- the LOC131877150 gene encoding E3 ubiquitin-protein ligase SIAH2-like: MTMDQLGTSVAPEVQDSLSAASIKFEIKTESSFGRKRAYSESSSSSLVDRIPGKMRKMQFQKEPGICNCVKIPTKVTPDAEDIKEPKAEMNTPSSEEGEDDKEKEKKDILSMMECPVCLEHPREGPIFNCEHGHLVCGKCQPKIRECPICRSGNVGHRNLFAEKMLSLTLKSITLPCINHSEGCKVTGLATELHKHESICMFRKIQCPAHHRGACLWQGSLTKLYPHLSEKKCAQIIKVEDEHKSYVSVIGDFVENETVFNRASTTHWKPVMLVSRKSFRFFAYLVMSRTPAGEWYFYVRSFTGKKIVRLLRTKITVRTPSKSAASSSSSSSTSTTTYSTNPSTAEFSYTGSVNVYNDSEETVIKNGKYLFMKDAQVKQFKHDKTILEYEVQLSFNSKSKKSVD, translated from the exons ATGACGATGGACCAACTGGGAACTAGCGTCGCTCCAGAGGTCCAGGATTCCTTGTCAGCAGCCTCCATCAAATTCGAGATTAAGACCGAATCTTCGTTCGGTCGGAAACGAGCCTACAGCGAGTCATCCAGCAGCAGTCTCGTGGATCGGATCCCGGGCAAGATGCGAAAGATGCAATTCCAAAAGGAGCCCGGCATCTGCAACTGTGTCAAGATCCCGACCAAGGTCACGCCAGACGCCGAGGACATCAAGGAGCCCAAAGCGGAGATGAACACGCCGTCTTCGGAAGAGGGAGAGGAcgacaaagagaaagagaagaaggacATTCTGTCCATGATGGAGTGCCCAGTGTGCCTGGAACACCCACGAGAGGGACCGATCTTCAACTGTGAGCACGGCCATCTTGTGTGTGGTAAATGCCAGCCCAAAATCCGTGAATGTCCCATTTGTCGATCTGGGAACGTGGGTCATCGGAATCTCTTTGCCGAAAAAATGCTTAGTCTCACTCTCAAGAGCATCACGTTGCCGTGCATCAATCACAGCGAAGGGTGCAAGGTCACGGGTTTGGCCACGGAGCTTCACAAGCACGAGTCAATCTGTATGTTCAGGAAAATTCAGTGTCCCGCCCATCACCGTGGGGCGTGCCTTTGGCAAGGATCTCTCACCAAGCTCTACCCCCATCTCAGCGAAAAGAAATGCGCGCAG ATCATTAAAGTTGAGGATGAACACAAATCCTACGTGTCCGTGATTGGCGATTTTGTGGAGAATGAGACCGTGTTCAACCGTGCCTCGACCACCCATTGGAAGCCCGTGATGTTAGTCTCTCGCAAGAGCTTTCGATTCTTCGCCTACTTAGTCATGTCCCGCACACCCGCCGGGGAATGGTACTTCTACGTTCGCTCGTTTACTGGTAAAAAGATCGTGCGGCTCTTAAGGACCAAGATCACGGTTCGGACCCCGAGCAAGTCAGCTgcgtcttcgtcttcatcgTCGTCAACGTCGACTACGACTTACTCGACCAATCCGTCGACTGCGGAATTCTCCTATACAGGTTCGGTGAACGTTTACAACGATTCTGAGGAGACCGTGATCAAGAACGGAAAGTACCTGTTCATGAAGGATGCGCAAGTCAAGCAATTCAAGCATGATAAAACCATACTGGAGTATGAAGTTCAGCTctccttcaattcaaaatctaaaAAGTCTGTTGATTGA
- the LOC131877154 gene encoding 26S proteasome non-ATPase regulatory subunit 8-like isoform X1, whose protein sequence is MAALKELVNQYQTLNGQWKKKDHSGCAQTLSKVKVALMEIAFLPTDELPKLKQELMVARDILEIGANYSIAAQDVESFERYMAQLKTYYSDYSHILPESPYQFELLGLNLLCLLSKNKIADFHTELEQLPSDTLQNNPYIRNPVRLEQFIMEGNYNKVIMMKDNVPAESYSFFINKLMDTIRDEIASCMEKAYEQISSKDCTQMLQLDSKAGSTYIKERGWNVGKDGIIRFLDANEKKPLEEVPTEELAKMSITYAREMEQIV, encoded by the exons ATGGCGGCCTTGAAGGAATTAGTGAACCAGTATCAGACCTTGAATGGTCagtggaagaagaaggatCACTCGGGATGCGCCCAGACCCTGTCCAAGGTCAAAGTAGCTCTCATGGAGATTGCCTTTTTACCCACGGACGAACTCCCTAAATTGAAACAG GAGTTGATGGTGGCCCGCgatattttggaaattggaGCCAATTATTCGATTGCGGCTCAAGATGTCGAGTCTTTTGAGCGATATATGGCCCAATTGAAGACTTATTATAGTGACTACTCGCACATTCTACCGGAATCTCCGTATCAGTTCGAGCTCTTGGGTTTGAACCTCTTGTGCCTGCTGTCCAAGAACAAGATCGCCGATTTCCACACCGAATTGGAGCAACTACCATCCGATACTTTACAGAATAATCCCTACATCCGCAATCCCGTGCGATTGGAGCAATTCATCATGGAAGGAAATTATAACAAA GTAATCATGATGAAGGACAACGTTCCAGCCGAGTCCTACTCATTCTTCATCAACAAATTAATGGACACTATTCGAGATGAAATCGCATCGTGTATGGAAAAAGCTTACGAACAAATCTCCTCGAAAGATTGCACTCAAATGCTTCAGTTAGACTCGAAAGCTGGGAGCACTTACATTAAAGAGCGCGGATGGAATGTGGGTAAAGATGGGATCATCCGGTTCCTAGATGCTAACGAGAAGAAGCCTTTAGAAGAGGTTCCGACCGAAGAACTGGCCAAGATGTCCATCACCTACGCTAGAGAAATGGAACAGATTGTCTAG
- the LOC131877149 gene encoding methionine aminopeptidase 2-like, with the protein MGKTQEEDIDAIVAGIEGLESKPTDKKAKKKATTQPDRAQQNGDPLSNNGTANASDPTPAENGEVKKKRKRNRNKNNKKDLEEGEDEPVTANATPSTEKKTDPKGGKKAAAKSGGKVTQTYPPTIPIFDLYRGGPFPVGQQMEYPDVWNDGRTAQDRFGTEEKRAIDRAQLDMYNEVRCAAEAHRQTRQHIQKWVKPGMKMIDIVQELEDTARKLIKENGLEAGLAFPTGCSINHCAAHYTPNAGDETVLGQDDVVKMDFGTHINGRIIDCAWTMNFNPKFDPLKEAVRDATEMGIKTAGIDVRLCDVGAAIQEVMESHEIELDGKTYQIKSIRNLNGHSISPYQIHAGKTVPIIKGGEATVMEENEFYAIETFGSTGRGVVHDDMETSHYMKNFDVGHVPLRLQRSKQLLNTINKHFGTLAFCRRWLDRLGETRYLMALKDLGEKGIVEPYPPLCDVKGCYTAQFEHTILLRPTCKEVISRGDDY; encoded by the exons ATGGGAAAAACGCAAGAAGAGGACATCGACGCCATCGTGGCCGGCATCGAAGGATTAGAGAGCAAGCCCACCgacaagaaggccaaaaagaagGCCACCACCCAACCGGACCGCGCCCAACAGAATGGTGATCCCTTGTCCAACAATGGGACAGCCAATGCTTCCGACCCAACACCCGCTGAAAACGGTGAGGTCAAGAAGAAGCGCAAGCGGAAtcgcaacaaaaacaacaaaaaagaccTGGAAGAAGGCGAGGATGAGCCCGTCACGGCCAATGCCACGCCTTCCACCGAGAAGAAGACCGATCCCAAAGGGGGCAAGAAAGCGGCTGCCAAGTCCGGAGGAAAAGTGACGCAAACCTATCCGCCTACCATTCCCATTTTTGACTTGTATCGAGGCGGGCCGTTCCCTGTTGGGCAACAAATGGAGTATCCGGACGTGTGGAACGATGGAAGAACCGCCCAAGATCGTTTTGGCACCGAGGAGAAACGGGCCATTGATCGGGCCCAATTAGACATGTATAACGAGGTGCGATGTGCGGCCGAGGCTCATCGACAAACCCGACAGCATATCCAAAAATGGGTCAAACCGG GCATGAAAATGATCGATATTGTACAGGAGCTGGAAGACACGGCACGGAAACTCATCAAGGAGAACGGCCTGGAAGCGGGTTTGGCCTTTCCCACTGGATGTTCCATCAATCATTGTGCGGCTCATTACACACCCAATGCGGGCGATGAGACCGTGCTAGGCCAGGATGACGTGGTCAAGATGGATTTTGGCACACACATCAACGGTCGAATTATTGATTGCGCTTGGACGATGAACTTCAACCCCAAATTTGATCCCTTGAAGGAGGCAGTGCGAGAC GCCACGGAAATGGGCATCAAAACGGCGGGCATTGATGTGCGATTGTGTGATGTGGGAGCTGCTATTCAAGAAGTCATGGAGAGCCATGAGATCGAATTGGACGGCAAGACGTACCAGATCAAGTCCATTCGAAATCTCAATGGCCACTCCATCTCCCCGTACCAGATTCATGCAGGAAAAACCGTGCCTATCATTAAAGGGGGCGAGGCTACGGTCATGGAGGAAAATGAGTTCTACGCCATCGAAACGTTCGGATCAACGGGCAGAGG AGTCGTTCATGATGACATGGAGACGAGTCATTACATGAAAAACTTTGATGTCGGCCATGTTCCTTTGAGATTACAACGCTCCAAGCAGCTCTTAAACACGATTAACAAACATTTCGGCACGTTGGCTTTCTGCCGACGTTGGTTGGATCGTTTGGGCGAGACCCGCTACTTGATGGCTTTAAAAGATTTGGGTGAGAAGGGCATCGTTGAGCCTTATCCCCCATTATGCGACGTTAAAGGCTGTTACACGGCTCAATTCGAACACACCATTCTCCTGAGGCCCACTTGCAAGGAGGTTATTTCACGTGGGGACGATTATTGA
- the LOC131877154 gene encoding 26S proteasome non-ATPase regulatory subunit 8-like isoform X2 encodes MVARDILEIGANYSIAAQDVESFERYMAQLKTYYSDYSHILPESPYQFELLGLNLLCLLSKNKIADFHTELEQLPSDTLQNNPYIRNPVRLEQFIMEGNYNKVIMMKDNVPAESYSFFINKLMDTIRDEIASCMEKAYEQISSKDCTQMLQLDSKAGSTYIKERGWNVGKDGIIRFLDANEKKPLEEVPTEELAKMSITYAREMEQIV; translated from the exons ATGGTGGCCCGCgatattttggaaattggaGCCAATTATTCGATTGCGGCTCAAGATGTCGAGTCTTTTGAGCGATATATGGCCCAATTGAAGACTTATTATAGTGACTACTCGCACATTCTACCGGAATCTCCGTATCAGTTCGAGCTCTTGGGTTTGAACCTCTTGTGCCTGCTGTCCAAGAACAAGATCGCCGATTTCCACACCGAATTGGAGCAACTACCATCCGATACTTTACAGAATAATCCCTACATCCGCAATCCCGTGCGATTGGAGCAATTCATCATGGAAGGAAATTATAACAAA GTAATCATGATGAAGGACAACGTTCCAGCCGAGTCCTACTCATTCTTCATCAACAAATTAATGGACACTATTCGAGATGAAATCGCATCGTGTATGGAAAAAGCTTACGAACAAATCTCCTCGAAAGATTGCACTCAAATGCTTCAGTTAGACTCGAAAGCTGGGAGCACTTACATTAAAGAGCGCGGATGGAATGTGGGTAAAGATGGGATCATCCGGTTCCTAGATGCTAACGAGAAGAAGCCTTTAGAAGAGGTTCCGACCGAAGAACTGGCCAAGATGTCCATCACCTACGCTAGAGAAATGGAACAGATTGTCTAG
- the LOC131893563 gene encoding gastric triacylglycerol lipase-like, protein MAVLRVTTVLLLVVVMTSKAVEFPVMNVPQLIQYWGYPVESHWITTSDGYILNYHRIPYGSSEKGHPRSLVRGKGHEGRQQQSKPVMFLQHGLFGSSARFTAGPPEKSLAFIMADAGYDVWVANTRGNTYCRNHTTLDPDVDKEEFWNFDWEVAGLEDLQAGFSYVLETTGQSKLIYVGHSMGTSEFLAASAVQPEIQVMVSAAFLLAPPSYFDYNTGILVELAQYVDELEGAFEFLDLWELFPDFPLTSEVGHDLCDEIHLEENYDTCMSLADSIVGISPGNLNNSMLPIYFDSWPEGSSVKCLVHYGQLINSEHFFGRYDYGDANMEHYGQASPPAYDLSKITLPIHIFYGDGDTLVDDMDVEALASNLPNVKLLYKVPFEGWTHNDMCYAIQAPELVYSVIMENAAKYV, encoded by the exons ATGGCCGTGCTTCGAGTGACAACCGTTCTGCTATTAGTTGTGGTCATGACCTCCAAGGCCGTGGAGTTTCCAGTCATGAATGTGCCCCAACTCATTCAATACTGGGGATATCCCGTGGAGAGCCATTGGATCACTACTTCAGATGGTTATATTCTCAATTATCATCGCATTCCATACGGATCAAGCGAAAAAGGTCATCCTCGAAGTTTAGTGCGAGGCAAAGGCCACGAAGGACGTCAACAGCAATCCAAACCAGTCATGTTTTTGCAACATGGGCTTTTTGGCAGCTCTGCCAGATTCACAGCTGGGCCACCAGAGAAG TCCCTGGCTTTCATCATGGCAGATGCCGGTTATGATGTTTGGGTCGCCAACACGCGGGGCAACACTTATTGTCGAAATCACACCACTCTCGATCCTGACGTGGACAAGGAGGAGTTCTGGAACTTCGATTGGGAAGTTGCGGGACTCGAGGATCTTCAGGCAGGATTCAGTTACGTTCTTGAGACCACTGGTCAGAGCAAACTCATTTACGTGGGACACAGCATGGGCACGAGTGAGTTCCTGGCTGCATCTGCCGTTCAACCCGAAATCCAAGTCATGGTCTCGGCTGCCTTCCTTCTGGCCCCTCCCTCATACTTTGATTACAACACGGGGATCCTAGTGGAGTTGGCCCAATACGTTGACGAACTTGAGGGAGCCTTCGAGTTCCTAGACCTTTGGGAACTATTCCCAGATTTCCCTTTAACCTCTGAAGTGGGGCATGATTTGTGTGACGAGATCCATCTAGAGGAAAACTATGACACTTGCATGAGCTTGGCCGATTCCATTGTTGGAATCAGCCCAGGAAATTTGAACAACTCCATGTTGCCGATTTATTTCGATTCCTGGCCAGAGGGCTCGTCTGTAAAGTGCCTGGTTCATTATGGACAACTCATCAACTCTGAACACTTTTTTGGGCGCTATGACTACGGAGACGCCAACATGGAACATTACGGCCAAGCATCTCCCCCGGCCTATGATTTGTCCAAGATCACTCTACCCATTCACATATTCTATGGGGATGGGGATACCCTTGTGGATGACATGGATGTAGAAGCTCTTGCGTCCAATCTTCCCAATGTCAAACTGTTATACAAAGTTCCATTTGAGGGATGGACCCACAATGACATGTGCTACGCCATCCAAGCGCCAGAATTAGTTTACTCTGTCATTATGGAAAATGCAGCCAAATATGTTTAA